In Bacillus sp. S3, the sequence TTTCATGCCCATCCTTCTGCTGATCGATGTTTTTCAGGAAGAAGGACACAACCGCCTGTCCAACGGCAGGGATTTGATTTTTAGACAGATCCAGCTGCAATTCTGTCTGTCCATTGGCGCCATCTTTCGTGGTAATCTTGTCTTGATAATTTTTTGTAATCGCATCAAAGATCGCCTCTACATCTTTTTGCATTTGCGGTGAAAGGTTTTCATCTTTATGTTCCTTTCGGTTAGCCTCATGCTTATGTTCCGCTTCTTGTTTGACATAGTAGTTATCATCCTTGCTGCTCTTCACAACGGTCTGATCTGCCTTTGAAAAATAGTCGACCTTTGTCGTATTACCGCCATTTGTCACACTGATGGTGCTATTGCCGGATTCATCCTTTACATTTAATGTGTTCAAGGAATTCACCTGGTAAATCTCCTTGCCGTTATCCGTTAGGGATGCTGTGGTATGGGCGGTAAAACTGTCGACCGTGTGCGTTTTCTTCACAGACGTTTTGAACAGGTCGTATCCCGATGTGGACGCAGATGCCGATAAAACACCTCCTGCCATTAATAATCCACTGATGCCTGCAGCAGCCAGCACTTTCTTGTTCATTGACGTTCCTCCTCCGATTAATTTGATGTTACAGGATAATAATAGACAAATACCCTAAACTGGCTATTAATGAAATATTAAAACTTTCTTAAATAAAAAAAGTGCCAGGTACCTTCCGTTTTTCTGGAGGGTGCCTGACACTCGTATTTATTGATTATTTGATCCTGTTATACCAATTAATAAAGTTATCAACTACCAAATCGATAAATTTAATCGTTGGTTCATGAGTAAGATTTCCTGCTTCATCAATTTTTTCATGAACGGCTCCTACATATACTTCATTTCCAGGTAGCAGCGGTGAGCCAATCCCTGAGGAAAATAAAATATCCCGTAAGTGCTGTTGAGCACGAACCGTTCCCAGTGCCCCCATTGTCGTGCCCATGATCCAAGATGGCTTACCAATCATGACTTTATCCACACGTGATAACCAATCCATCGCATTCTTTAATACGCCAGGGATGGAATAATTATACTCCGGAGTTACCCAAAGAACAGCGTCTGCATTCGCTACTTTGCTTTTAAATTCAGTCACTACTTGTGGCGGGTTTAATTCGGTATCCTGATCATAATGTGGCAGGTCGCGAATACTTAGTATTTCAATATCCATGTGCTCTTGATACCTTTTTTGCACATACTTCGCCAGTTTTAGGTTATATGATTCCTTACGTATGCTTCCAACGATTGCAACGACTTTCATAATTCATGGCCTCCAATGATATTGTAAATTGGTCAATATATCACTATTTTGTATGGTCTGACTATAAAATATTTACATTCCCTCGAATTTTCATAAGCAGTCTCCGAAGTTCCCCTATCTCTTCTTCTGTCATTCCGTTATTGAGTGCTTGAATGATGTTTTTATTGATTGGAATCACATCATCGCCAAGTTTTCTCCCCTCTTCTGTGAGATAAACTTCAACAGAACGCTTATCGTTTGGACATGATTTTCTGCGGATATAGCCTTTTTTTTCAAGTGTTGAAATCATTCGAGCAATACCGGCTTTATCTTTATTCAATTTCGCAGCCATTTCATTTTGGGAGATTCCTTCTCGCTCCCAAAGAAGAGCCATTAATAAATTTTGCTCATTTGTTAACTGAATTGCCTTTAATTTATCATTTACAAACTTCGTAATATCTAAATCAACTGCGTGAATCATAACGCCGATATTGTTTAATGGTTCGTATTTCATAGCCAGCACCCTATTAGTTGATATATCAACAGTCCATAAAACTTATTTTACTGAAGGCAAAAATTGTTGTCAAAATAATCGCTTCTTAAGCTTAGTTTCGCCAATTTCATACATTTTATGAGACGAGAGTTGTCCACTAAATTTCTTTCGAGGAAACGGGCAAAAACAGTTTAATCCCGCGTTTATTAAATGGCAGGATTTTTAGATCGGCCATCAAATGACTGATGTATCCTGCAAGACAGGTATAGAATACTCCGTCAATTCCAAGTGACTCTTCTAATTTGGCAGCGATGACTCCGAAGTAAATGACTCCCACTATCGAATGGGTATAACTGCGGTGCGATACAAATGAAGCAATTAAAATATAAATCCCAAGCAGGATCAACCATGGTTCTTGTAAAGAGACACCCCCCACAAGTACACCGACACCTGTGATTGTTAGCATATGTTTTTGCTTGAGCTTTGAGGCTGCAATCATCATACTCAATCCAATGACGATCCCAAACCACTTCTCTGTAGCTCCGCCCTCAAAAAAACTATAAAAGATCATCAGGGCTCCAATTAGCTGGGCAACCGTTTGAATTACCTTATGAGATAAGGTGATTTTGCCGCGAAGACTGCCATCAATGTCAAGATCAGGCATTAACCCAGATACTGCTCCTAAACCTACGAATAAGAGCGTCGTAGAGGGAGAAGCTTGAAACGTGTTGGCAACGATAAATCCTGTCGCCGCTCCTAATGCTGCATGTGCTGTACCGTTCAATTGTATGTCCACCTTTAATTAATTTGTTGTGAGTATTTTACCTAAGCACCACCACACTTTATTTATTCTACACCAAAACACTTGTTCTGTTTAGTGAGAAATATATAAAGATATGGCACGACCATTTAAGGGGCATAAGAAGCTTCATTTCTTTAATTGAATATTACACACAATTTTCACAAACCTTTGTATAGATTGCCTAAGAAGCATTGGTAAATATTAGTGTTACTATACGATGACGGTGAAAAGAATCCCTCCTAGAATAAACGTGAAGCCTTAGATTGGTAATGCTTCAAAAAAACACAAAAGGAGGAAAATTTATGTCAACCAACAATGTTGATAAAAAGCTATTAGATCCAGAGTTTGAAACGACTCCGGTACCTCTGGAATACCGAAAATCCTTATCTTCGGTAGCAGCGGTATGGTTTGGCTTCCCTATGGTTTTGACAAGTGCGGTCATTGGCGGAGTTATCACAGCAATGCTGGGATTCAAGGCAGGAGTTGCAGCCATACTGGCGGGTAATTTGCTGTTGTGTCTCATAGTGGGTGCGCTAAGCTACCTTGCGGGGAAAACTGGAGAGAATTTTGCTATGACGGCCCAAAGGACATTTGGACGGTTTGGGTATTTTGCCGTGTCAGGATTACTTTCCACTGTAGTAGTAGGCTGGTTTGCCCTTATGGTAGGTCTAACCGGGGATACAATGGCTCGTTCATTTGGAGCAAATTTGTTATGGATGACGTTATTAGGCGGCGTCCTCTACGTTGCCGCAACCTTTATCGGGATTAAGGCCCTAACCTTTTTAGGCTGGATTGCCGCACCTTTGTACCTGATATTAGGAATAATTGCTGTAGTGATTGCGATGAAAACCGGCAGTTCCGATTTCATAAATTACGAACCAGCTGCCGGGGTGGGAATCATGTCTTTTGGAGCAGCAGTTACATTGGTATTTGCCACATTCGCAGATTCCGGAACAATGACAGCAGACTTTACAAGATGGTCGAAGAATGGCCGAGAAGGACTGTTAGCGGCTATTTCGGCTTTTCCATTCGGAAAATTCATCGCTGAGGTAATTGGCGCACTCATCGTTGCCACCGGTGTCATCCAAAACCCTGCTGCTAATGGCGGAGATTTTATGCCCATACTTTCAGGACAAGGTCCGCTTTTAACCATCTTGGCGATTGTGTTTGTATTTATCAATCTTGGGGTTGGATGTACACACTGTTTGTATAATGGTGCGGTGGGCTGGTCACATATGACGGGTAAAAAAATGAGATCACTAACCGTCATTCTTGGAATCATTGGC encodes:
- a CDS encoding cytosine permease, which encodes MSTNNVDKKLLDPEFETTPVPLEYRKSLSSVAAVWFGFPMVLTSAVIGGVITAMLGFKAGVAAILAGNLLLCLIVGALSYLAGKTGENFAMTAQRTFGRFGYFAVSGLLSTVVVGWFALMVGLTGDTMARSFGANLLWMTLLGGVLYVAATFIGIKALTFLGWIAAPLYLILGIIAVVIAMKTGSSDFINYEPAAGVGIMSFGAAVTLVFATFADSGTMTADFTRWSKNGREGLLAAISAFPFGKFIAEVIGALIVATGVIQNPAANGGDFMPILSGQGPLLTILAIVFVFINLGVGCTHCLYNGAVGWSHMTGKKMRSLTVILGIIGIIAALSGIWSAFQSWLELLGLIVPPIATIIIMDQLVLKKKSADNQASDSMKWKPLAFIAWGLASTVALFVNFFAPEFSVAFSGIVSSAIFYYIGNRLIKKGPGANTKISHVG
- a CDS encoding MarR family winged helix-turn-helix transcriptional regulator, with the protein product MKYEPLNNIGVMIHAVDLDITKFVNDKLKAIQLTNEQNLLMALLWEREGISQNEMAAKLNKDKAGIARMISTLEKKGYIRRKSCPNDKRSVEVYLTEEGRKLGDDVIPINKNIIQALNNGMTEEEIGELRRLLMKIRGNVNIL
- a CDS encoding NADPH-dependent FMN reductase, which translates into the protein MKVVAIVGSIRKESYNLKLAKYVQKRYQEHMDIEILSIRDLPHYDQDTELNPPQVVTEFKSKVANADAVLWVTPEYNYSIPGVLKNAMDWLSRVDKVMIGKPSWIMGTTMGALGTVRAQQHLRDILFSSGIGSPLLPGNEVYVGAVHEKIDEAGNLTHEPTIKFIDLVVDNFINWYNRIK
- a CDS encoding metal-dependent hydrolase, whose protein sequence is MNGTAHAALGAATGFIVANTFQASPSTTLLFVGLGAVSGLMPDLDIDGSLRGKITLSHKVIQTVAQLIGALMIFYSFFEGGATEKWFGIVIGLSMMIAASKLKQKHMLTITGVGVLVGGVSLQEPWLILLGIYILIASFVSHRSYTHSIVGVIYFGVIAAKLEESLGIDGVFYTCLAGYISHLMADLKILPFNKRGIKLFLPVSSKEI